A genome region from Pangasianodon hypophthalmus isolate fPanHyp1 chromosome 11, fPanHyp1.pri, whole genome shotgun sequence includes the following:
- the pex6 gene encoding peroxisomal ATPase PEX6: MAAPMKFVCLDQFPPDLHPLQAVVCKSQLTQLFSNCTETSCVLLLSCQEPQLFTKSAVLVCAHITAEELPDCTVHSHTSTLAIYVSKTFLSHYSFQEEKPGIARILQLLPLDKIVIGARTKQSFRWASSEEFSSFLLVLASCPGQTVLVRRGDTLILPHHPLLGDNATLVHQYLSDLVVLDCTPLTQGMITVNTTVVVSDCRDLLHSHGALDSADSSITHRLSSVSLFVSDFAHYANNLGPGSSLLSNRLLFSSGFTELLQALECRLDVQVTCDSAKLCTLAKFGRKIGKNTEVDMDSSIFVSKNLLLKLGLFNGEWVMAALGKVKRCSGAEGAQSPPDNESGTKAVTKAKADSQLAKIVAFIKSSDMDVSDTAGFISPVLWFNLSNGEAAPVGSKSLKIKRWNKAPLQPGHKLSASICCSAAPPHAKELHIEAVTSPDYDSHGPFDNVLFKHFSTPRLVQQGSILGIPTQGHPDFMESSSDGITRWPVLYFKVKQVSGFSEDDAEVGSYLAHTDYTSLYMRGSTNSLVPCSISEAGSSFWTSLLPPGLSGIVEKLVSIIQPHVTERCASLRRACSVLFMGPDGCGKVTAIKAVCRRLHLHLLKVDCVTLCGDTAAACESKMKAAFHRAELHHPCVLLLRNLQLLGQRRDSTETDSRVASALYQLIAHAHASVIVVGCVRGQRDLSSDVMPAFVHQVVIESPTEEQRKAMLASLSQDLPLGKDVSLAKIAKQTAGFILGDFCALLTGAGKAAHRRLLKTYYPHGASAQEEEDLCVFGVTITGADFTTALEALQEAHSQAIGAPKIPSVKWQDVGGLQQVKKEILDTIQLPLEHPELLSLGLRRSGLLLYGPPGTGKTLLAKAVATECSMTFLSVKGPELINMYVGQSEENVREVFCKARTAAPCIIFFDELDSLAPNRGRSGDSGGVMDRVVSQLLAELDGLHSSSDVFVIGATNRPDLLDQSLLRPGRFDKLVYVGINEDKESQLQVLKAILRKFKVDPSVSLSEIVERCPLQLTGADLYALCSDAMMSAIKRKILHITEGLESEDATLTLCAEDFSRALDILQPSVSEEELHKYKLIQQKLTAK; encoded by the exons ATGGCGGCGCCCATGAAGTTTGTTTGCCTCGACCAGTTTCCACCCGATTTGCACCCCTTGCAAGCAGTCGTCTGTAAGTCACAGTTAACTCAGCTGTTTTCTAACTGCACTGAAACCTCATGCGTGCTGTTATTATCCTGTCAGGAGCCTCAGTTGTTCACAAAGTCGGCAGTTTTAGTTTGCGCCCACATAACAGCTGAGGAGCTCCCTGACTGCACGGTCCATAGTCACACCAGCACTCTGGCAATTTATGTGTCTAAAACTTTTCTAAGTCACTACAGTTTTCAGGAAGAAAAGCCAGGAATCGCGCGTATCCTACAGCTTCTGCCTTTGGATAAGATAGTAATTGGTGCTCGGACGAAGCAGAGTTTCAGATGGGCATCTTCAGAAGAATTCTCCAGTTTTCTGCTAGTTTTGGCATCATGTCCTGGGCAGACTGTGTTGGTGAGGAGAGGTGACACTCTGATTTTACCACACCATCCTCTGCTTGGTGATAATGCCACTCTGGTGCATCAGTATCTCTCTGATTTGGTCGTGCTGGATTGCACACCTCTTACCCAGGGTATGATCACTGTAAACACTACTGTTGTAGTCTCTGATTGCAGAGACCTTCTGCATAGCCATGGTGCTTTGGACTCTGCTGACAGCAGTATAACCCATAGACTGTCCAGCGTGTCCTTGTTTGTCTCTGATTTCGCCCACTACGCAAACAATCTTGGCCCCGGGAGCTCCTTATTGAGCAACCGACTTTTGTTCAGCTCTGGATTCACTGAGCTTCTTCAAGCCCTTGAGTGCAGGCTGGATGTGCAGGTCACCTGTGACAGTGCCAAGCTTTGCACCTTGGCAAAATTTGGAAGGAAAATAGGGAAGAACACAGAAGTGGACATGGACAGCTCCATTTTTGTGAGCAAAAACCTGTTATTGAAGCTAGGGTTGTTTAACGGTGAATGGGTCATGGCTGCGTTGGGAAAGGTAAAAAGATGTtcgggagcagaaggggcacaAAGTCCTCCAGACAACGAAAGTGGCACAAAGGCTGTGACTAAGGCCAAAGCAGATAGTCAGCTGGCTAAAATCGTGGCTTTCATTAAGTCTTCAGACATGGATGTTAGCGATACTGCAGGTTTCATCTCACCTGTTCTGTGGTTTAACTTATCCAATGGAGAAGCAGCACCGGTTGGAAGTAAAAGTCTCAAAATAAAG AGGTGGAACAAGGCACCATTACAGCCAGGACACAAACTATCTGCAAGTATATGTTGTTCTGCTGCACCTCCACATGCCAAAGAACTACACATTGAAGCAGTTACGTCTCCAGATTATGACTCCCATGGGCCCTTTGACAATGTTCTCTTTAAGCACTTCAGCACACCTCG ACTGGTCCAGCAGGGAAGCATACTGGGCATTCCAACACAAGGTCATCCTGATTTTATGGAAAGCAGCTCTGATGGAATCACAAG ATGGCCAGTCTTGTATTTTAAAGTGAAGCAGGTGTCTGGCTTTTCTGAGGATGACGCAGAAGTCGGATCATATCTTGCTCATACAGACTACACCTCTCTGTATATG AGAGGTTCCACCAATAGTCTGGTACCATGCTCCATCTCAGAGGCGGGTTCATCATTCTGGACGAGTCTCTTGCCTCCAGGACTCTCTGGCATCGTCGAGAAATTGGTCTCCATCATCCAGCCACACGTCACTGAGAG GTGTGCAAGTTTGAGGCGAGCCTGCTCTGTTCTCTTCATGGGTCCAGATGGATGTGGGAAGGTCACAGCGATCAAGGCGGTTTGTCGGAGGCTTCATCTACACCTGCTAAAG GTAGACTGTGTGACCCTGTGTGGAGACACTGCAGCTGCCTGCGAGTCCAAGATGAAGGCTGCCTTCCACAGAGCCGAGCTCCATCACCCCTGTGTGCTTCTGCTGAGGAACCTGCAGTTACTCGGCCAGCGACGAGACAGCACTGAAACAGACTCCAGGGTAGCCTCTGCACTCTACCAGCTCATAGCTCATGCCCACGCAAG TGTAATCGTGGTTGGCTGTGTGCGTGGCCAGCGGGATTTGTCCTCAGACGTGATGCCAGCCTTTGTGCACCAGGTGGTGATAGAGAGTCCCACAGAGGAGCAGAGGAAAGCCATGCTAGCCAGCCTCAGTCAAGACCTCCCTCTAGGGAAAGATGTCAGTCTGGCCAAGATCGCTAAACAGACAGCG GGTTTCATTTTGGGAGATTTCTGCGCACTACTCACCGGGGCTGGAAAAGCAGCTCACCGGCGCCTGCTGAAGACTTA TTATCCACATGGGGCTAGTGCTCAGGAAGAGGaggacctgtgtgtgtttggtgtgacCATTACGGGTGCTGACTTCACCACAGCACTGGAGGCTCTGCAGGAGGCCCACTCACAGGCGATCGGCGCACCAAAG ATCCCATCAGTGAAGTGGCAGGATGTGGGTGGTCTGCAGCAGGTCAAGAAGGAGATCCTGGACACCATCCAGCTCCCTCTGGAGCATCCGGAGCTGCTCTCACTGGGCCTGAGACGCTCTGGCCTGCTGCTCTATGGGCCTCCAGGCACCGGCAAGACTCTGCTGGCCAAAGCTGTGGCCACTGAGTGCTCTATGACCTTCCTTAG TGTCAAAGGTCCAGAGCTCATTAACATGTACGTTGGTCAGAGCGAGGAAAACGTCAGAGAGG TGTTTTGCAAAGCTAGGACTGCAGCTCCCTGTATTATCTTCTTCGATGAATTGGACTCTTTGGCTCCTAACCGAGGTCGCAGCGGAGACTCAGGAGGGGTGATGGACAG GGTTGTGTCACAGCTCCTAGCTGAGCTTGATGGCCTGCATTCATCTAGTGATGTCTTCGTGATTGGAGCAACCAATCGGCCAGACTTACTCGACCAGTCGCTGCTCAGGCCCGGCAG ATTTGATAAACTAGTGTATGTTGGCATTAATGAAGACAAAGAATCACAGCTGCAAGTGCTCAAGGCTATATTACGAAA GTTTAAGGTGGATCCCAGTGTCAGCCTGTCAGAAATAGTGGAGCGCTGTCCACTTCAGCTCACAGGAGCCGATCTATATGCACTCTGCTCTGATGCCATGATGTCTGCTATTAAGAGGAAGATTTTGCACATCACTGAAG GTCTGGAATCAGAGGACGCTACGCTCACGCTGTGTGCCGAGGACTTCAGCCGGGCTCTGGACATCCTGCAGCCATCTGTGTCTGAGGAGGAGCTCCACAAGTACAAACTCATCCAGCAGAAACTCACTGCAAAGTAA
- the LOC113536271 gene encoding protein ANKUB1: MRIFIAFEGSRESFDIAPNESVVAIKQMVKDCFSVQLYDDKQVQRFLELRFAGAVLQDDWCLADVGISSGSTICCQLKEVSKAVLHVFSAVTKKTLPIMGTACLLDSSVSKLRSLVSLLLGLPVSAFTLSTHSGAELYDCNLLSYYAVEAGDTLCLDTWDGWTEFLRDSLEGHKNKVQCHFSEDKPILRFQKHLALYVAAAHGHLEMASWLLDNGVQAHEPVGVHPSRVWCYETDHPEALKCPVHAAVEAGQLHILKMFLSRNILNLACRDPSNRNLLQIAIYHQRKKCVSHLVSKLYTMVTFRGFTLSTWIYVQIKIWIIKAKRGLKTSVPANRGPFRSRVGDTLLIDGFSLSRMSSVPRGSVFKGCTWVNKSSCGFQALTSQFTGSSCPCHHPAVLSSQNASERLPQLLPLAPNKRTGKKTKGNNGCGRKKPKEILVAENTDHKLCEWSSRVPLPHTFRDTGPRPLFIHSNPKSEKILCSFTHLCGRTPRENAIYCLAIASAFVEKPWLQQLAVAQTLARRSVQKFCKVN, encoded by the exons ATGAGAATCTTCATTGCCTTCGAGGGGTCTCGTGAGTCGTTTGACATCGCTCCTAATGAGTCAGTGGTGGCTATAAAACAGATGGTCAAG GATTGCTTCAGTGTGCAGCTGTATGATGATAAACAGGTACAGCGGTTCCTGGAGCTGAGGTTCGCTGGTGCTGTCCTGCAGGATGATTGGTGTCTGGCAGATGTGGGCATCTCCTCAGGTTCAACCATCTGCTGCCAGCTGAAG GAGGTCAGCAAGGCTGTGCTCCATGTGTTCAGTGCTGTGACGAAGAAGACCCTGCCTATCATGGGAACAGCATGTCTGCTGGATTCCTCCGTCTCCAAACTTAGGTCCTTGGTGTCCTTGTTACTTGGCCTGCCAGTCAGTGCTTTTACACTGTCGACCCATAGTGGGGCTGAGCTTTATGACTGTAATCTGCTGTCATACTATGCCGTTGAAGCTG GAGATACCCTTTGTCTGGACACTTGGGATGGCTGGACAGAATTCTTGAGAGACTCTTTGGAAGGACACAAGAACAAAGTCCAATGTCATTTCTCTGAAGATAAACCAATTTTAAG GTTTCAGAAACATTTGGCTCTTTATGTTGCCGCTGCACATGGACACCTTGAAATGGCCAGTTGGCTACTAGACAACGGCGTGCAAGCTCACGAGCCTGTGGGTGTCCACCCTTCCCGTGTGTGGTGCTATGAAACAGACCACCCTGAGGCCTTAAAATGTCCTGTACATGCTGCTGTAGAGGCTGGCCAACTTCACATTCTGAAGATGTTCCTCAGCAGGAACATATTAAACCTAGCCTGTCGAGATCCCAGCAACCGAAACCTGCTTCAGATTGCTATATATCATCAACGCAAAAAATGCGTATCTCATCTTGTGTCCAAACTGTACACTATGGTCACCTTTCGTGGTTTCACTCTGTCAACATGGATCTATGTTCAGATCAAGATCTGGATCATCAAGGCTAAAAGAGGACTTAAGACATCTGTCCCAGCAAACAGAGGTCCGTTCAGAAGTAGAGTGGGGGACACTTTGCTAATTGATGGCTTTTCCTTGTCCAGGATGTCCTCAGTGCCCAGGGGTTCTGTGTTCAAAGGATGCACGTGGGTCAACAAATCATCCTGTGGGTTTCAGGCTCTGACATCACAGTTCACAGGCTCATCCTGTCCATGTCATCACCCTGCTGTCCTATCATCCCAGAATGCATCAGAGCGACTACCGCAGCTGCTTCCTCTTGCCCCAAACAAAAGGACAGGGAAAAAGACTAAGGGGAATAACGGATGTGGCAGGAAGAAGCCAAAGGAAATCCTGGTGGCTGAAAATACTGATCACAAACTGTGTGAATGGAGCAGCAGAGTTCCCCTGCCCCACACATTTCGAGATACAGGTCCCAGACCTCTCTTCATTCACAGTAATCCTAAATCAGAAAAAATACTCTGCTCCTTCACACACCTTTGTGGACGCACTCCAAGAGAGAATGCAATATACTGCTTGGCTATTGCCAG TGCCTTTGTCGAGAAGCCCTGGCTACAGCAGTTAGCCGTTGCACAAACCCTGGCCCGAAGAAGCGTCCAAAAGTTCTGCAAAGTTAACTAA